The Vanessa tameamea isolate UH-Manoa-2023 chromosome 2, ilVanTame1 primary haplotype, whole genome shotgun sequence genome has a segment encoding these proteins:
- the LOC113399767 gene encoding uncharacterized protein LOC113399767: MTIIQKCLQKIEPTKTLSNIRAELAFPKVVIFEEKTIVRICDITKPGNTNYVHSFQIELTNYILHGHHLWLLLLSGEIYVINIINNSIIEVQCNSLANYKIQRFIIQNSDLIFVSESGERLCAPFIDQTLEKEFCKGTNQIIVSFEKSPLSINTNICVNNFEKETNTYIAEGKLVVKCNASGLLDVININAELQHVAQWNDMNVICDDVNMWILNQHFDLVYKFESNNHYYPLAANDDVFYYITWTKDEIGIYHASISEYTDNQKDDLSNNQKKNLSSQETLKLQLKSLVEDAIIHNTAPNQVLPQLQVLFNDIEDFSHLIITASKLCHKNLMYKAILYQLQKRICSTEDEILIELICDVIIKTDLLEYVQFRGGSYYDDVNIFEMDFIQLCVTFISKSDLDLASICWIKYSEIKPTPRADDVTLVLNAIPLNIKMGALVIWFRNFVPPLLDQNPFYIDLFVKWTTDRVFLLEQSTYWPKIGLKFISAIVEVLETSIKTICIRPISIDDLDVIKDHINYVLELKEKYKINMLLSEFSSQSPSEIALIMLRRCYTEDLEAFLQESLPTYASRHFLEIDDTLRSFIESEAASSGGSVDGQRFKILLNAFHYPNNRLECLLNVLKLLDVPWNPIVLTIATTAAALNHTDFTITDTDRNLANEIYKELNYAKIKVILKKYNFPLTCTDYTLVIHKLINNSIVDLDDLKVITTILTNLSLYANSLYIDKCLRNSETKLALEYLKSLCNRSQKILIKTMQNKYEQIITGVTTNPQLERNYIDFLKGSLLLDKIIINRIDNLYYLKNSYNIKLSINTIFSNKNRKNELKMFNDGEEITSSSGRGRCISQLMSREIYQQSKLISLLRRSSSSRSAKILVESLILLGDSRSGNNNTNLSQYKDERNSADLIESYNILSEVVSCCDEEYLHHLLKCLSMLNALLNSSVILKNLSLAWKFQYIFLPMSSINGLNDLINFYTTIASNDFSESDVSDILTKSDFIPFRIFSNIIHNTLNSERTLCDEFNKVREKVVKKLVTKVVASQDIDQILVTCLLLILKNTDVIEDKIWILELLRGQSESIPPAAMHYVSSPIIRRTFELENILPGSNLSYPPQYTLKSKFNINLSEIALPENTEETWDAKVLLFYILRHYPQTPYDRLIDLCHTLNIPKNDGFSLLLISVLVNWELKYKIYENDLGNREIITEHDVSYLTSKCFILWQSIEDKEFLKDVLNDFWKNGEVIIHGCLISINPYYYEIYLCIYQLIFSTPAESKIIREYYLLQFLKEYKRKSTPKQYEYELFSVKGMFPEIGHYRLPFHLFMRDDMWSNLKSEITLETYEAWLPVVALLSLDGDLQTARDMICSNAVKQTMTSRKRYESNDTDSKDNEPWRLTSREEPLLRTAHRCVRYIANMEWAGACLFYVLQGCTRGADQVAAAQLCYQFSQRWATIQPGNRAVRQMERLHSTLSTRHVLYKINWAREELLRLSSEPVQLIHALYLHPDFIDKITRYDINRAANEIADKNNINISSIRIQLLENILDKRQKEKDNSPGLDTKDLITAKYILKATCSKMGAIYLSRIAFDDDSDYKKCKQLRALQCLMSVVEPDTAIKVSNRERGVLWKYLLDLLYIVYLEKIDMPWVVATFMQNKTLALNQLLQVSGNNVDSLKIVGELAHRFGNVQIIRQAIPMLLRASLIEDMIPLLLKIQQSPDNIIYTAWRAIILSPFQRADYPITDRQKSQCLKSLNLLPVCPVIKDEDLIEIWKNCVRCKCLGLGCLLLPYMTPKTRQSLSELQKIDKRNLIISLKNLYSESYLVPGAMYVLDNLTKKTYR, encoded by the exons ATGACTATCATACAAAAATGTTTGCAGAAGATTGAACCTACAAAGACATTAAGCAATATCAGAGCGGAATTAGCTTTTCCTAAAGTTGtgatatttgaagaaaaaacaattgttcgtatttgtgatattacaaaacctggaaatacaaattatgtacACTCATTTCAAATAgaacttacaaattatattttacatgggCACCATTTATGGTTGTTGCTACTGTCTGGcgaaatttatgttataaatattataaataattctataatagaAGTGCAGTGCAACAGCTTAGCTAACTATAAAATTCAAAGATTCATAATCCAGAACTCCGATTTAATCTTCGTCAGTGAAAGCGGTGAACGTCTTTGTGCCCCTTTTATTGATCAAACCTTGGAAAAAGAGTTTTGTAAGGGTACAAACCAAATAATTGTCTCTTTTGAAAAATCACCTTTgtcaattaatacaaatatttgtgtcaataactttgaaaaagaaacaaatacgTACATAGCTGAAGGAAAACTTGTGGTCAAATGTAATGCTTCAGGTCTGTtggatgtaataaatattaacgccGAGTTGCAGCATGTCGCTCAGTGGAATGATATGAATGTTATATGTGATGATGTGAATATGTGGATTCTAAACCaacattttgatttagtttACAAATTCGAgagtaataatcattattatccACTGGCAGCTAATGatgatgttttttattatattacatggaCAAAAGATGAG ATAGGAATATACCATGCTTCAATTTCTGAGTACACTGACAATCAAAAAGATGATTTATCAAATAATCAGAAAAAGAACTTATCATCTCAAGAAACACTCAAGTTGCAATTGAAATCATTAGTTGAGGATGCAATTATTCACAATACTGCACCCAACCAGGTACTTCCACAGttacaagtattatttaatgatattgaaGACTTCAGCCATCTCATAATCACAGCTTCAAAGCTTTGTCACAAAAATCTAATGTACAAAGCAATTTTATATCAACTACAAAAACGGATTTGTTCTACTGAAGATGAGATCTTAATTGAACTCATTTGTGATGTAATAATTAAGACGGATTTATTAGAATATGTCCAGTTTAGAGGAGGGAGTTATTATgatgatgtaaatatatttgaaatggaTTTTATTCAACTTTGTGTAACATTTATATCAAAGTCTGATTTGGATTTAGCATCCATATGTTGGataaaatattctgaaataaaaCCAACACCAAGAGCAGATGATGTAACTCTTGTTTTAAATGCTATaccgttaaatataaaaatgggtGCACTTGTAATTTGGTTCCGAAACTTTGTTCCCCCTCTTTTAGAtcaaaatccattttatattgatCTCTTTGTTAAGTGGACTACAGACAGAGTATTTTTGTTAGAACAGTCGACTTATTGGCCAAAAATTGGTCTCAAATTCATTTCGGCAATAGTAGAAGTTTTAGAAACATCAATTAAAACTATATGTATTAGACCTATTTCCATTGATGATCTCGATGTAATAAAGGATCACATAAACTATGTGTTAgaactaaaagaaaaatataaaatcaacatgTTACTAAGTGAATTTAGTTCACAAAGTCCTTCTGAAATTGCACTCATTATGTTACGGCGATGCTATACAGAAGATCTTGAAGCTTTTCTGCAAGAAAGCTTGCCAACATATGCTTCTCGACATTTTCTAGAAATAGATGACACATTACGTTCATTTATAGAGAGTGAAGCTGCTAGTAGTGGAGGCAGTGTGGATGGACAGCGTTTTAAGATATTGTTAAATGCTTTTCATTACCCTAACAACAGACTTGAATGCCTTTTGAATGTGCTAAAATTGTTAGACGTTCCATGGAATCCAATTGTGTTGACCATAGCTACCACAGCAGCTGCCTTAAATCATACTGATTTTACTATTACTGATACTGATCGTAATCTCGCAAATGAAATATACAAAGAGTTAAATTATGCAAAAATCAAAGTTATTTTGAAGAAATACAATTTCCCTTTAACTTGTACTGATTACACATtagtaattcataaattaatcaataattccATAGTAGATTTGGATGATTTGAAAGTTATTACAACCATCTTAACTAATTTGTCTCTTTATGCCAATAGTTTATACATCGACAAATGTTTGCGAAATAGTGAAACAAAATTGGcattggaatatttaaaaagtctttGTAATAGAagccaaaaaattttaattaagacaaTGCAAAACAAATATGAGCAAATCATTACAGGCGTAACTACAAATCCACAATTGGAAAGGAATTATATTGACTTTCTTAAAGGATCtctattattagataaaataataataaatcgcaTTGATAATCTATACTATcttaaaaattcatataatattaaattgagtaTAAATAccatatttagtaataaaaatcgcaaaaatgaattaaaaatgtttaatgatgGAGAAGAAATAACATCAAGTTCTGGGCGAGGACGATGTATTTCACAGTTGATGAGCAGAGAAATCTATCAACAATCGAAACTAATATCCTTACTGCGTCGAAGTTCTTCAAGTCGTAGCGCAAAAATTTTAGTTGAAAGCTTAATACTATTGGGAGATTCAAGATCTggaaacaataatactaatttgtCTCAATATAAAGATGAACGTAACTCGGCTGACTTGATAGAGTCTTATAATATACTTTCGGAGGTAGTGTCTTGTTGTGATGAAGAATATCTGCACCATTTGTTAAAATGTCTGTCAATGTTAAACGCGTTATTAAATTCTAGTGTAATTTTGAAAAACCTTTCTTTGGCATGGAAgtttcaatacatatttttaccgATGTCGTCAATCAACGGCCTGAATGATTTGATCAATTTCTACACCACTATTGCTTCAAATGACTTTTCAGAATCTGATGTCTCTGATATATTAACGAAGAGCGATTTTATACcatttagaatattttcaaatatcatcCACAACACTTTAAATTCAGAAAGAACACTATGTGATGAGTTTAATAAAGTAAGAGAGAAGGTCGTTAAAAAACTCGTTACAAAAGTTGTTGCCTCTCAAGACATAGATCAAATTTTAGTCACATGCTTACTACTTATCCTAAAAAACACTGAtgtaattgaagataaaatttgGATCTTAGAGTTATTAAGAGGCCAATCAGAATCAATACCCCCCGCTGCAATGCATTATGTTTCTTCGCCTATTATTCGTCGCACATTTGagcttgaaaatattttaccggGGAGTAATTTATCCTACCCACcgcaatatacattaaaatctaaatttaatattaatttatcagaaATTGCATTACCGGAAAACACTGAGGAAACATGGGATGCAAAGGttctactattttatatattaagacatTATCCACAGACACCATACGATAGACTCATTGACCTATGTCATACACTAAATATTCCTAAAAACGACGGCTTCTCTCTATTACTAATATCTGTACTGGTAAATTGGGAGTTGAAGTATAAGATATATGAAAATGATCTAGGTAATCGTGAAATAATCACGGAACATGATGTATCATATTTAAcatcaaaatgttttatactttGGCAAAGTATTGAAGATAAGGAATTTTTGAAGGacgttttaaatgatttttggaAAAATGGTGAAGTTATAATACATGGATGTCTTATATCTATTAACccttattattatgaaatatacttatgcatatatcaattaattttctcGACGCCTGctgaatcaaaaataataagagaatattatttactacagtttttaaaagaatataaaagaaaaagtactCCAAAGCAATATGAATATGAACTTTTTTCCGTTAAAGGCATGTTTCCCGAAATCGGTCACTATCGTCTACCTTTTCATCTATTTATGCGAGATGATATGTGgtcaaatttaaaatctgaGATTACACTAGAAACATATGAAGCCTGGTTACCAGTTGTTGCTTTGCTTTCCCTTGATGGTGATTTACAAACAGCAAGGGATATGATATGTAGCAATGCAGTAAAACAAACAATGACTTCTCGTAAAAGATACGAAAGCAATGATACTGATTCCAAAGATAATGAGCCATGGCGATTAACATCACGAGAAGAGCCTCTGCTTCGGACTGCACATCGTTGCGTGAGATATATCGCTAACATGGAATGGGCAGGTGCTTGTCTATTTTATGTTCTTCAAGGATGCACTAGAGGAGCTGATCAAGTTGCAGCTGCTCAACTTTGCTATCAGTTTTCACAGCGTTGGGCCACAATTCAGCCTGGTAATCGTGCTGTTAGACAAATGGAGAGGCTTCATTCTACACTTTCTACGAGACATGTATTGTACAAGATTAATTGGGCCCGTGAAGAACTTTTACGTCTTTCATCCGAGCCTGTTCAACTCATCCACGCATTGTATCTTCATCctgattttattgataaaataactcGATACGACATAAACCGCGCAGCCAATGAGATAgctgacaaaaataatattaacataagctCAATCAGAATCCAGCTATTAGAGAATATTCTTGATAAGAGACAAAAAGAAAAGGACAATTCACCTGGGTTAGATACTAAAGATTTAATCAcggcaaaatatattttgaaagcaACTTGTTCAAAAATGGGGgctatttatttatctagaaTTGCATTTGACGATGATAGTGACTATAAGAAATGCAAACAATTGAGAGCGCTACAATGTTTGATGAGCGTAGTTGAACCGGATACTGCCATCAAAGTTAGTAACCGGGAACGAGGTGTgctttggaaatatttattagatcttttgtatattgtatatcttGAGAAAATCGATATGCCTTGGGTTGTTGCGACCtttatgcaaaataaaacaCTCGCTCTTAACCAGCTATTGCAAGTTTCGGGAAATAATGTagatagtttaaaaatagtagGTGAATTAGCACATAGATTTggaaatgtacaaattatacgCCAAGCTATACCAATGCTGTTGCGAGCTTCTCTAATCGAAGACATGATTCCTTTGTTGCTGAAAATCCAACAGTCACCcgataacattatatatacagcATGGCGAGCTATCATTTTATCTCCTTTTCAACGAGCAGATTACCCCATTACTGACCGTCAAAAATCGCAATGCCTTAAATCCTTAAATTTATTACCAGTGTGCCCAGTAATTAAAGATgaagatttaattgaaatatggAAAAACTGTGTTAGGTGTAAATGTTTAGGATTAGGCTGCCTATTACTACCATATATGACTCCTAAAACCAGGCAGTCATTAAGTGAACTccaaaaaattgataaaagaaatctaataataagtttaaaaaatttgtACTCTGAGAGCTATCTCGTGCCTGGTGCCATGTATGTTTTAGACAATTTAACTAAAAAGACATACAGATGA
- the LOC113399769 gene encoding carbonic anhydrase 1, which produces MASQEWGYTIENGPATWVEKFPEARGARQSPVDIDTSRASSSGSAPPLVWRYSVNHPRSVVNPGYCWRVDENGYDSELRGGPLGSDVYKLQQWHCHWGAVNGEGSEHTVDGRAFSGELHLVHWNTSKYNSFAEAAGQTDGLAVLGVLLMVGSKHHELDKVVKLLPYIQHKGDKVTFSEPLNPANLLPPRVAYWTYPGSLTTPPCTESVTWILFKEPIQVSAEQLALMRKLRCGEASCGVEAMELLHNYRPTLPLGNRELRDYGGN; this is translated from the exons ATGGCGAGTCAGGAATGGGGGTACACAATTGAAAACG GCCCAGCGACATGGGTAGAGAAGTTTCCTGAAGCCAGAGGTGCTCGTCAAAGTCCTGTCGATATAGATACATCTCGTGCCAGTAGCAGTGGAAGTGCTCCGCCTCTTGTATGGCGCTACTCCGTCAATCACCCAAGATCTGTCGTTAACCCAGGCTACTGCTGGCGGGTCGATGAAAACGGCTATGACTCag AACTTCGCGGTGGTCCACTCGGATCAGACGTGTATAAGCTCCAACAGTGGCATTGTCACTGGGGTGCTGTCAATGGTGAAGGGTCGGAGCACACTGTGGATGGTCGTGCCTTCTCCGGCGAGCTACACCTTGTTCATTGGAATACTAGCAAATACAATAGTTTTGCTGAGGCCGCAGGACAAACGGATGGACTCGCTGTTCTTGGAGTATTGTTAATG gtTGGGTCCAAGCATCACGAGCTGGATAAGGTGGTGAAGTTGCTGCCATACATCCAACACAAAGGCGATAAAGTAACATTCTCTGAACCCCTGAATCCCGCTAACCTGCTTCCCCCGCGCGTCGCTTACTGGACATACCCCGGCTCGCTGACGACACCGCCATGCACAGAATCCGTCACTTGGATTCTATTTAAGGAACCGATACAAGTTTCTGCTGAAcag ttagcGTTAATGAGAAAATTAAGATGTGGCGAAGCGTCGTGCGGAGTTGAAGCAATGGAACTGCTTCATAACTATCGACCCACTCTCCCCCTCGGCAATCGAGAGTTACGCGATTACGGTGGCAACTAA
- the Ankrd49 gene encoding ankyrin repeat domain-containing protein 49: MSDSEDEDRKVRDFKEISEEIERCKRNPETSGMFVSGWDDADQDVNLVKNPKENPIDHVLWAAENGELETLRELVIKQPGLVHARDSDGYTPLHRAAYSNHVNVISYLLSVGANVGAKTELGWTPLHSACNWNNYASAARLLAAGANPGALSDGEQTPLHLAAAISHCKSTLLVLFIREDVVEIARRPNNSKETPEQLARGHGIYAPLFEMVLPAACFIRSLSFTCNPHIRST, encoded by the exons ATGTCTGATTCGGAAGACGAAGACCGTAAAGTTCGAGATTTCAAAGAAATTTCAGAAGAAATAGAACGATGTAAAAGAAATCCTGAAACTTCTGGAATGTTTGTGTCTGGTTGGGATGACGCAGATCAAGATGTAAATCTTGTAAAAAATCCCAAAG agAATCCAATCGATCACGTTTTGTGGGCTGCTGAAAATGGGGAACTAGAAACCCTTCGAGAACTTGTAATCAAACAACCAGGATTGGTTCATGCAAGGGATTCTGATGGTTATACACCACTACATAGAGCTGCATACAGCAACCATGTAAATGTGATATCATACCTACTTAGTGTAGGAGCTAATGTTGGGGCTAAAACTGAACTTGGCTGGACTCCATTACATTCTGCTTGTAATTGGAATAATTATGCTTCTGCTGCTAGATTGTTAGCTGCTGGTGCTAATCCAGGGGCTTTATCTGATGGAG aaCAAACACCTTTGCATTTGGCTGCAGCAATAAGTCACTGTAAATCAACATTGCTTGTCTTGTTCATAAGAGAAGATGTGGTGGAAATAGCTCGAAGACCTAACAATTCAAAAGAAACTCCAGAACAACTTGCTCGTGGCCATGGAATTTATGCACCTCTATTTGAAATGGTTTTACCAGCAGCTTGTTTTATTCGTTCTTTATCCTTCACTTGCAATCCACATATAAGAAGTACTTAA